In Pectinophora gossypiella chromosome 17, ilPecGoss1.1, whole genome shotgun sequence, one DNA window encodes the following:
- the LOC126374502 gene encoding uncharacterized protein LOC126374502 — translation MNTVICLGLLMCVGLAYAAVVVPAEHAEAAAPAAEEALEGQESAWGGRGWGGGWGGRGWGGGWGGRGWGGGWGHGGWGGRGWGGGWGNGGWGGRGWGGGWGYGGYGWGR, via the exons ATGAACACT GTAATCTGTTTGGGTTTGCTGATGTGCGTGGGCTTGGCCTACGCGGCGGTGGTGGTGCCGGCGGAACACGCTGAAGCTGCCGCACCCGCTGCGGAGGAGGCGCTGGAAGGCCAGGAGTCAGCCTGGGGAGGCCGCGGCTGGGGCGGCGGCTGGGGCGGACGAGGCTGGGGCGGCGGCTGGGGCGGACGCGGCTGGGGCGGCGGCTGGGGCCACGGAGGCTGGGGCGGACGCGGCTGGGGAGGCGGTTGGGGCAACGGAGGCTGGGGCGGTCGCGGCTGGGGCGGCGGCTGGGGCTACGGAGGCTATGGATGGGGCCGTTAA
- the LOC126374619 gene encoding uncharacterized protein LOC126374619: MAWSTQRKHGEKNKNIENHKKFKPGEKKKGGKKEENKEDKTNKKPEKIGSKAGNKEEKKDSLANVPLKTDSKLSKGRVSFLFVNKLFSDTNLSKHIEVVKDLDATEAKKKYDLSSVKGKILEKMINDYKHTVSLTGLIDEPNRSTSLITKTTGLNPEEVKKKLALSKNEGKIFDQFLDEQNLKTKKGEIDKEKVQKLLKKHKKRNGSMDLSDVDLEDVKKMLSNRSFKDEQIDDLMEDWARPGKRKKDVQIDDLMEDWARPGKRK, translated from the exons ATGGCCTGGTCGACACAAAGAAAACATGGAGAGAAAAATAAGAACATAGAAAACCACAAAAAGTTTAAACCCggtgaaaagaaaaaaggtggGAAAAAGGAAGAGAACAAAgaagataaaacaaataaaaagccCGAGAAGATAGGGAGCAAAGCAGGgaataaagaagaaaagaaagattCCCTTGCAAATGTTCCGCTAAAAACTGATTCTAAACTGTCAAAGGGACGCGTTTCATTTCtgtttgttaataaattattttcggaTACGAACTTATCTAAACACATAGAAGTAGTTAAAGATTTAGATGCAACAGAGGCGAAGAAAAAGTACGATTTATCGTCTGTTAAGGGCAAAATTTTAGAGAAAATGATCAATGACTATAAACATACCGTATCACTCACCGGCCTAATAGATGAGCCTAATAGATCCACAAGTTTGATAaccaaaa CTACAGGATTAAACCCAGaagaagtgaaaaaaaaacttgcttTAAGTAAAAACGAAGGAAAGATATTTGATCAATTTTTGGACGAGCAAAACTTGAAAACTAAGAAGGGTGAAATAGATAAAGAGAAGGTACAAAAATTATTGAAGAAACATAAAAAACGAAACGGGTCAATGGATCTTAGTGATGTCGATTTAGAGGATGTTAAAAAGATGTTATCGAATCGTAGCTTCAAAGACGAGCAGATAGATGACCTAATGGAAGATTGGGCTCGACCTGGGAAAAGAAAAAAGGATGTGCAGATAGATGACCTAATGGAAGATTGGGCTCGACcgggaaaaagaaaataa